One genomic segment of Homo sapiens chromosome 14, GRCh38.p14 Primary Assembly includes these proteins:
- the ACOT6 gene encoding acyl-coenzyme A thioesterase 6 isoform 1 (isoform 1 is encoded by transcript variant 1): MAATLILEPAGRCCWDEPLRIAVRGLAPEQPVTLRTSLRDEEGALFRAHARYRADARDELDLERAPALGGSFAGLQPMGLLWALEPEKALVRLVKRDVRTPFAVELEVLDGHDTEPGRLLCLAQNKRDFLRPGVRREPVRAGPVRAALFLPPDEGPFPGIIDLFGSSRGLCEYRASLLAGHGFAVLALAYFRFEDLPEDLNDVHLEYFEEAVDFMLQHPKVKGPSIALLGFSKGGDLCLSMASFLKGITATVLINACVANTVAPLHYKDMIIPKLVDDLGKVKITKSGFLTFMDTWSNPLEEHNHQSLVPLEKAQVPFLFIVGMDDQSWKSEFYAQIASERLQAHGKERPQIICYPETGHCIDPPYFPPSRASVHAVLGEAIFYGGEPKAHSKAQVDAWQQIQTFFHKHLNGKKSVKHSKI, from the exons ATGGCAGCGACGCTGATCCTGGAGCCCGCGGGCCGCTGCTGCTGGGACGAGCCGCTGCGCATCGCAGTGCGCGGCCTGGCCCCGGAGCAGCCAGTCACGCTGCGCACGTCCCTGCGCGACGAAGAGGGCGCGCTCTTCCGGGCCCACGCGCGCTACCGTGCCGACGCCCGCGACGAGCTGGACCTGGAGCGCGCGCCCGCGCTGGGAGGCAGCTTCGCGGGGCTCCAGCCCATGGGGCTGCTGTGGGCGTTGGAGCCCGAGAAAGCCTTGGTGCGGCTGGTGAAGCGCGACGTGCGGACGCCCTTCGCCGTGGAGCTGGAAGTGCTGGACGGCCACGACACCGAGCCCGGGCGGCTGCTGTGCCTGGCGCAGAACAAGCGCGACTTTCTCCGGCCGGGGGTGCGGCGCGAGCCGGTGCGCGCGGGCCCGGTGCGCGCCGCGCTCTTCCTGCCGCCGGATGA GGGGCCCTTTCCTGGGATCATTGATCTGTTTGGGAGCAGCAGGGGCCTTTGTGAATACAGGGCCAGCCTCCTGGCCGGACATGGTTTTGCTGTGCTTGCCCTGGCTTATTTCAGATTTGAAGACCTCCCCGAAGATCTGAATGATGTACATCTGGAGTACTTTGAAGAAGCCGTGGACTTTATGCTGCAGCATCCAAAG GTGAAAGGTCCTAGTATTGCGCTTCTTGGATTTTCCAAAGGAGGTGACCTGTGTCTCTCAATGGCTTCTTTCTTGAAGGGCATCACAGCCACTGTACTTATCAATGCCTGTGTAGCCAACACAGTAGCTCCTCTACATTACAAGGATATGATTATTCCTAAACTTGTCGATGATCTAGGAAAAGTAAAAATCACTAAGTCAGGATTTCTCACTTTTATGGACACTTGGAGCAATCCACTGGAGGAACACAATCACCAAAGTCTTGTTCCATTGGAAAAGGCGCAGGTGCCCTTCTTGTTTATTGTTGGCATGGATGATCAAAGCTGGAAGAGTGAATTCTATGCTCAGATAGCCTCTGAAAGGCTACAAGCTCATGGGAAAGAAAGACCCCAGATAATCTGTTACCCAGAAACTGGTCACTGTATTGACCCACCTTATTTTCCTCCTTCTAGAGCTTCTGTGCACGCTGTTTTGGGTGAGGCAATATTCTATGGAGGTGAGCCAAAGGCTCACTCAAAGGCACAGGTAGATGCCTGGCAGCAAATTCAAACTTTCTTCCATAAACATCTCAATGGTAAAAAATCTGTCAAGCACAGCAAAATATAA
- the ACOT6 gene encoding acyl-coenzyme A thioesterase 6 isoform 2 (isoform 2 is encoded by transcript variant 2) has product MLQHPKVKGPSIALLGFSKGGDLCLSMASFLKGITATVLINACVANTVAPLHYKDMIIPKLVDDLGKVKITKSGFLTFMDTWSNPLEEHNHQSLVPLEKAQVPFLFIVGMDDQSWKSEFYAQIASERLQAHGKERPQIICYPETGHCIDPPYFPPSRASVHAVLGEAIFYGGEPKAHSKAQVDAWQQIQTFFHKHLNGKKSVKHSKI; this is encoded by the exons ATGCTGCAGCATCCAAAG GTGAAAGGTCCTAGTATTGCGCTTCTTGGATTTTCCAAAGGAGGTGACCTGTGTCTCTCAATGGCTTCTTTCTTGAAGGGCATCACAGCCACTGTACTTATCAATGCCTGTGTAGCCAACACAGTAGCTCCTCTACATTACAAGGATATGATTATTCCTAAACTTGTCGATGATCTAGGAAAAGTAAAAATCACTAAGTCAGGATTTCTCACTTTTATGGACACTTGGAGCAATCCACTGGAGGAACACAATCACCAAAGTCTTGTTCCATTGGAAAAGGCGCAGGTGCCCTTCTTGTTTATTGTTGGCATGGATGATCAAAGCTGGAAGAGTGAATTCTATGCTCAGATAGCCTCTGAAAGGCTACAAGCTCATGGGAAAGAAAGACCCCAGATAATCTGTTACCCAGAAACTGGTCACTGTATTGACCCACCTTATTTTCCTCCTTCTAGAGCTTCTGTGCACGCTGTTTTGGGTGAGGCAATATTCTATGGAGGTGAGCCAAAGGCTCACTCAAAGGCACAGGTAGATGCCTGGCAGCAAATTCAAACTTTCTTCCATAAACATCTCAATGGTAAAAAATCTGTCAAGCACAGCAAAATATAA